In Oryza brachyantha chromosome 2, ObraRS2, whole genome shotgun sequence, a single window of DNA contains:
- the LOC102705595 gene encoding ribosomal RNA small subunit methyltransferase H — MATAARRLLAFHLRHPPAHPLAAISTAVPRRRKHDAVACRAAAGKSKRQQRRALEEHLKRRTRSGAAFDAELYRRHSHAQHVPVMLGEVLAAFCRPLPLRSFVDCTLGAAGHSLAMMEAHPEMELYIGMDVDPSALEIGQNRIEAFLASRETDGGDDEDALQGTLCAYTHAKNFKYIKHVLGSVDENIAVGTSGVDGILIDLGMSSMQVNRSDRGFSVLQDGPLDMRMDPKATLKAEDILNSWPDLEVGRILRDYGEESNWHSLQKRIVKARAMGGLHSTGELVKLIQRTCTGSGGRQGWIKTATRVFQALRIAVNDELRTLEDALHACFDCLATDGRLAVISFHSLEDRIVKQTFLELIHGDEADDDEDLASADIGSEDEPWFKQRVRGKNGTVLTKRPISPSEEEEELNQRCRSAKLRVIQKT, encoded by the exons atggcgacggcggcgcggcgcctcCTCGCCTTCCACCTCCGCCACCCGCCTGCGCACCCCCTCGCTGCCATTTCCACTGCcgttccccgccgccgcaagcACGACGCGGTCGCGTGCAGAGCCGCGGCGGGGAAGAGCAAGCGACAGCAGAGGCGGGCGCTGGAGGAGCACCTCAAGCGGCGGACGcgctccggcgccgccttcGACGCCGAGCTCTACCGGAGGCACTCCCACGCGCAGCACGTCCCAGTCATGCTCGGCGAGGTCCTCGCCGCGTTCTGCCGCCCCCTCCCGCTCCGCTCCTTCGTCGACTGTACCCTCGGCGCAGCCGGCCACTCCCTCGCC ATGATGGAGGCGCACCCGGAGATGGAGCTATACATTGGCATGGATGTCGACCCCTCCGCGCTGGAGATTGGCCAGAACCGCATCGAGGCCTTCCTTGCTAGCAGGGAAACTGATGGAGGAGACGATGAAGATGCCTTACAAGGAACGCTGTGTGCATACACTCACGCCAAGAATTTCAAGTACATCAAGCATGTTCTTGGTAGTGTGGATGAGAACATTGCTGTTGGCACATCTGGAGTTGACGGAATCCTCATTGACCTTGGCATGTCATCCATGCAG GTGAACAGATCAGACAGGGGATTTAGCGTGCTTCAGGATGGGCCACTTGATATGCGCATGGATCCTAAG GCAACTCTGAAAGCAGAAGATATCTTGAATTCTTGGCCTGATCTTGAAGTTGGGCGTATCCTGCGTGATTATGGAGAGGAAAGCAATTGGCATTCCCTTCAGAAGCGAATTGTTAAAGCCCGGGCTATGGGGGGTTTGCACTCAACAGGGGAGCTTGTCAAACTTATCCAAAGAACATGTACCGGTTCAGGAG GAAGGCAAGGCTGGATTAAGACTGCAACAAGGGTATTCCAGGCCCTAAGAATCGCAGTTAATGATGAGCTCCGAACGTTAGAAGATGCGCTTCATGCATGCTTTGACTGCCTAGCAACAGATGGTCGCCTTGCAGTAATCTCATTCCACAGTTTGGAGGACAGAATTGTGAAGCAAACTTTTCTGGAACTTATTCATGGAGATGAGGCAGACGATGATGAAGACTTGGCGAGTGCAGACATTGGTAGTGAAGATGAACCATGGTTTAAACAGAGAGTGCGTGGGAAGAACGGGACTGTCCTAACAAAAAGGCCAATATCTCCTtcagaagaggaggaagaactgAATCAGAGGTGCAGAAGTGCCAAGCTGAGAGTTATTCAGAAGACCTGA
- the LOC102700307 gene encoding protein HIGH CHLOROPHYLL FLUORESCENCE PHENOTYPE 173, chloroplastic-like, translating to MAAMASHRAASSSAGFGRRHHGPCCFVAAGVKTAAAARIASALDTETTTAKPGGKSRARRASRKGGEGAGGSSAAPLLLAPDGAERRAEVVKGGALVALDDVIVNPVGLGRRSRQVFDEVWRKFSRLGQMPAVAVAELEEEAVLFRGGAPMCDFAVPGAQDTTVLVVGATSRIGRIVVRKLMLRGYNVKALVRRNDQEVIDMLPRSVEIVVGDVGDPSSVQSAVSGCNKVIYCATARSTITGDLNRVDNQGVRNVTNAFQDYYNQLAQSRAGKSSKSKLLIEKFKSAKSLQGWEVRQGSYFQDIYPSRFDEGTDAALEISENGQAVFSGFVFTRGGYVEVSKRLSLPLGSTLDRYDGFLLSVGGNGRSYVIILETGPLADTSQSKKYFARMNTKVGFCRVRVPFSDFRPVNPQDPPLDPFLVHTLTIRFEPKKQRPGDSSQGASDPRNFQLIMEFIKALPTGQETDIILVSCTGSGIEPSRREQVLKAKKAGEDALRRSGLGYTIVRPGPLQEEPGGQRALIFDQGNRISQGISCADVADICVKALHDSTARNKSFDVCYEHVSKQGDELYELVAHLPDKANNYLAPALSVLEKNT from the exons ATGGCTGCCATGGCGTCCCACCGCGCCGCGTCATCCTCCGCTGGCTTCGGCAGGCGCCACCATGGTCCTTGCTGCTTCGTTGCCGCCGGCGtcaagacggcggcggcggcgaggattgCCTCGGCGCTCGACACGGAGACCACCACGGCGAAGCCCGGCGGCAAGTCCCGGGCGCGACGGGCTAGTAGGAAGGGAGGCGAGGGCGCCGGtggctcctccgccgcgccgctgctgcttGCTCCCGACGGCGCCGAGCGTCGCGCAGAGGTGGTCAAGGGAGGGGCGCTGGTGGCGCTCGACGACGTGATCGTGAACCCCGTGGGGCTGGGCCGCCGGTCGCGGCAGGTCTTCGACGAGGTGTGGCGCAAGTTCTCACGGCTCGGGCAGATGcccgcggtggcggtggcggagctggaggaggaggccgtcctcttccgcggcggcgccccgaTGTGCGATTTCGCCGTCCCAGGCGCGCAGGACACcaccgtcctcgtcgtcggcgccaccAGCCGCATCGGCCGCATCGTCGTCCGCAAGCTCATGCTCCGCGGCTACAACGTCAAA GCTTTGGTCAGAAGGAATGATCAAGAAGTGATCGACATGCTTCCAAGATCTGTGGAAATTGTGGTTGGTGATGTTGGTGATCCTTCTTCAGTTCAGTCTGCCGTGTCAGGTTGCAACAAGGTAATCTACTGCGCAACTGCACGATCAACAATCACCGGTGATCTTAACAGAGTTGATAACCAAGGTGTGAGGAATGTTACCAACGCTTTCCAG GATTACTACAATCAGCTGGCTCAGTCAAGAGCTGGTAAAAGCAGCAAGAGCAAACTGTTgattgaaaaattcaaatctgcCAAATCTCTTCAAGGATGGGAAGTGAGGCAGGGATCATACTTTCAGGATATATATCCTTCTAGGTTTGATGAAGGCACCGATGCGGCATTGGAAATCTCTGAAAATGGACAGGCTGTTTTCTCAG gaTTTGTTTTCACAAGAGGTGGATATGTTGAAGTATCGAAACGGCTTTCACTTCCGCTAGGTTCCACCCTAGACAG ATATGACGGCTTTCTTCTATCGGTGGGTGGAAATGGAAGATCATATGTCATTATTCTTGAGACTGGTCCACTGGCTGACACATCACAGAGCAAGAAATATTTTGCTAGGATGAACACTAAAGTAGGATTTTGCAGG GTGAGAGTGCCATTCTCAGATTTCCGGCCAGTGAACCCACAGGACCCTCCACTTGACCCTTTTCTTGTACACACATTAACCATTAGGTTTGAACCCAAAAAGCAG AGACCTGGTGATTCATCTCAGGGAGCTAGTGACCCTAGAAACTTCCAGCTGATAATGGAATTTATAAAAGCTTTACCT ACTGGCCAAGAAACAGACATTATTCTGGTTTCATGCACAGGCTCTGGAATTGAACCTAGCAGAAGAGAACAAGTCCTCAAAGCAAAGAAG GCTGGAGAGGATGCACTGAGGAGATCCGGCCTTGGATATACAATTGTGCGCCCAGGTCCTCTGCAG GAAGAACCTGGTGGTCAGCGTGCTCTGATCTTTGATCAAGGGAATAGGATCTCTCAG GGTATCAGCTGTGCTGACGTAGCAGATATATGTGTCAAGGCATTGCACGATTCAACAGCAAGAAACAAAAGCTTTGAT GTATGCTATGAACATGTCTCAAAGCAAGGGGATGAGTTGTACGAACTT GTGGCTCATTTGCCTGACAAGGCGAACAACTACCTGGCACCAGCTCTCTCAGTTCTTGAGAAGAACACCTGA
- the LOC102705877 gene encoding guanine nucleotide-binding protein subunit gamma 2-like, whose translation MRGQANGEEQRHHAHGDVGEEEEEERGEEQRPRPARPSSGPQQPPQRPALAAAMRSVGYVGKHRLSAAIARLDQELQSLQDELNELETMESASAACQEVITSTEGKPDPLLPVTSGPENASWERWFQRVRSSRSNKWWASKGSDFS comes from the exons ATGAGGGGGCAGGCCAACGGGGAGGAGCAGCGGCACCACGCGCACGGCGACgtgggggaggaagaggaggaggagaggggggaggagcagaggccgcggccggcgaggccgtCTTCCGGGCCCCAGCAGCCGCCGCAGAGGCCGGctctggcggcggcgatgaggaGCGTGGGGTACGTCGGGAAGCaccgcctctccgccgccatcgcccgcCTCGACCAGGAGCTCCAGTCGCTGCAG GATGAACTGAACGAGCTTGAAACCATGGAATCTGCATCCGCTGCATGCCAAGA AGTGATCACAAGTACAGAAGGAAAACCCGACCCTCTTCTTCCTGT CACCAGTGGTCCGGAGAACGCTTCTTGGGAGAGATGGTTTCAACGCGTGCGTAGCTC